The region CATTTCGCCGGCGCCCAGCGAGCGGGTACTGGTGAAATGTTTGCGGGCAATCAGGTAATCACCGTCTGGCGTCCACTCTGCGCCATTGAGTAACCTGAAAGACTCTTTGGTAACTTGTGTGGGGGCGCTGCCATCTGCATTTGCAATCCAAACGTTGTCGCCGCCGGCACGATCTGACGTAAAGCTGATATGCTTGCCGTCGGGGCTATACCTGGGTTGCACATCGTAAGCAGCGCCTCGGGTAAGCCGCTTTGCTTTGCCGCCGGCCAGCGGCAACTCGAACAAATCACCGAGCATGTCAAACACGAGTCGATTGCCGTCTGGATGAACATCCACCGTCATCCATGTGCCTTCATTGGTTGTAAATTGCACCTGTTTAGTGACACCATGGCCCGCGTTTACGTCCCACTTGTTCTCATCTTTCTTTTCCTGCGCTTGTGCCGCAACGGTAAGTACAAAGAGGAAAAGGACGCTTAGCGCAATGTTTTTAATAGTCATATACATTACAAGCACTAATAAACGATAGAAAATCTTCAACCTTAAACCAGCAACCTTCAACTGCAAACAATAAAATTGTTTGCCTAATACTGATGAAAGGCCTGAGAGACAAAGTGCAGTACAGTAGGCAGGCTTTCGCGCCAATAGGTCCACGTGTGCCCACCATCGCGGATGCGGAATTCGTGCGGTATGTCGCGTTTGCGCATCGCAATGTGGATGAGTGAATTGCCTTCATACAGGAAATCATCATCTCCGCAATCAATAAACCACCGTACAGATTTGATGTCGTCGACCGGCATGTTTTCCATCAGGGCAACCGCGCTGTGCCGTTGGAAATACGCTTCAAAATCTTCATCGCTGATGCCCGAGATGTCGCGCTGATTCCACCGTTGCATGGTGTTTTTTAGGTCCTGTACAGAAAGCGGTCCAACGTAGGCGCTGAGCGGTGCGGCTGATGAGAACAAGTCTGGCCGATGGAGCGCATACATAAACGTTCCACCACCACCCATGGAGAGGCCGGCAATGGCACGGTAGCGTTTTTGGCTCCGGATGCGGAATTTCTCTTCAACATGCGGCATCAGTTCGTCGAAGAAAAAGTCCTCATAGCGCCAGTCTTTTTCGATGTCATTGAAATACCCGCGAATGCCAGTGTCTGCATCAGGCATGACAACAATCATGGGTGTAGCAGTACCTTCGCGGATGGCTTTGTCTGCGATGTGCATAATTTCGCCAAACTGGATCCAGCCGGTCTGGTCATCGCCGGCGCCGTGTAATAGGTAAAGTACTGGATAATTACGCTCCGAAGTTGCATAATCGGGGGGCAAGTAAACCGCATACTTGCGCTCACTTTTGAGGATTGTGCTTTCCATTGAAAGCATGTCGTGTACTTTGCCATGCTGAGCGGTAGCTTCGGGGAGTGCCAGACAAGAGGCGACAAGTAAAAAGACAAGGGTGGCGCGCATGCTATTCATAACAACGAGGTAATGGGGTGGAAATAGGAAATTGGCAACTAATCTGATAAGTTCATGAACTTCCTTCTTTTTTTGGTTAGATGCAATGCCATTGTGCGGCATTGCGCAAGAGATGATTCTATCGGAGATTGAACCATGCATACGATACACTGCAAAGCAATCATTTTTGATCTGGATGGTATCCTGGTTAATTCGAATCCGATTGCTGAGCGGCATTGGAAAATATGGGCAGATGCCAAGGGCGTATCGCTTGATCATATCCTGGCAATTCACCATGGCCGACCTACTGCGCTTACAATCCGCGAAGTAGCGCCTCATCTCGATGCAGATGCCGAGGCCGCCCGCAAGGAGAAAGTTGAAGCAGATGATATCGATGGCCTGAGCCGGTATGCCGGCACATACCAATTGCTGAGCCAGCTGCCAGGTGGACAGTGGGCCATCGCAACCAGTGGCACGCGAAGAACTGCCACCAAGCGATTGGGGGTTGTAGGACTGCCTGCCCCGGAGGTGTTTATTACCGCAGATGACGTGATAAACGGGAAGCCTGCGCCTGATCCCTATCGCCAGGCCATAGAAGGGCTCGGTTTTGCGCCTGATGAATGCGTAGTCATTGAAGACGCGCCTGCCGGAATCAAATCTGCAAAAACGGCCGGCGCCCGGGTTATTGCTGTCACGTCCACCAATAAACGACCGGCGCTAGCTGAGGCTGACTACATCGTGCCGGCTTTCGATCAGATTGCCGTCATTATTGGCGACATCCTTGAGATCAAGCTTGATGTAAGGTAAAAGGGAAGTTGTGCCAGGGTTTTGTCAAGAAAGTACAGAGAGTCCGACATCAGGATTGTGTGTCTCCTGTGAGCAGGAAACCCTGATGCCGGACTGCATATCCCTCACTCCTCACTCCTCACTCCTCACTCCTCACTCCTCAACAGGCAGCCCACTCGGCACTGCAAGCGGGACCAGGTGCTGCAGGTTCAATGTGCTGGAATCCGTTAGGGTATGCAGGAATGTTAACAGGTTGTCTACTTCCGAATTTGATAAACTTACCGGGTCCAGTTCATTGGCATCTGCGATGTATTGCCGCAGCTCGGGGTGTTGCTGCACCCAGGAGTCGCGTGCAAGGAAATCGTCCCTCCGCTTTTCGCTTAGCCAATCATCGATGAGCCGTGGGCCGTCAGCCGTGGTTTCGATAACCTGCTCCATCGCCAGCAATTGATCTTCTGTCAATGTATAGCTATTCAGCGAGGTAACCGGGTCAAGGTGGTGGCGGACAACCGATTCTAGATCATCGTAAGCGCCACTGTGTCCCCACGGACCTGTTTCCGCCACATTACGCAGCGATGGCGTACGAAACTTGTAGCGGTCTTCTTCGCGGAAGGTCACGCGTCCACGCCCGTAGTCTTCGGGAAATGCCTTCAGGCCCGTTGCGCGCCAATAATCCGCATTGTAGCCATCAGCTTTGCCAGGACCTATTTGGGGCATTGCAATCGCGTGAAAGTCATGATCCGTTTGGAATTTTCCGCCATGGCAAGTATAACATTGGGCTTTGCCGTAAAACAACTCGAGTCCGGCTTGTGCCTCGACAGACAACTTGGTGTTGCCCGCAAGGTACTGGTCATAGGTGCTTTCTGTTGTTTTAAATGAGGCTGCCTCAAAAGCGGCAATGGCATTGGCAGCCATGACAAAGGTGATGTCTTCCGGTTGACTGATTGCGCCCGGATAAGCTTCATCGAAGAGCGCAACATAGGCAGGGATGGTTTGCAGCCGGCCGGCTAGTAATTCCCACACACCATTCGGGCCGGCGACATTGTTTAGTGCCCGCGCATCAGCAATCGGGTTTTCCCCTTTTTGTCCAGCCATCTCGGTAGGAGAGGTGACCGGAAACATGGCCTGCGCTGCCAGTACGTTATCGAGGCCCTTGTGTAGCTTCCATTTGGCTGGTGTGATAAATCCTCCTTCGTAGTAGCCGGCTGTGTCCGATTCTACGCGCCCGTCATGAAACAGGGTGGTGAATTCTGTTGCGCCAAGGTTAAACAGGGCAGGGGCGTTGCGTGGTACACGCTCATGTACAGCGCGCGCCTTTGTTGTGCCTTGCTCACGGTCTGGTCCAAGCCCTGATGGGCCTTCGCCAAACGCCAGGGCCACGCCGTCGCCACTGGCAAATTGTGGATGGTGGCATGTAGCGCAAGAGATGTTTTTGTTGCCGCTCAGGATTTTGTCAAAAAAGAGTGCCCGGCCCAATTCAACTTTGGCTGGCGTTACGATGGTTGCGTCATAGAAATCTGCGCTGGAAACTGCGGCAGGCAGACGCGTCTTGTCGAATTCGTCGTGCAAAGGACTTGCTACAAATGCCGCTGTTACCAGAAGCAAGGTGCACAGGCTTAGAAGCGTTTTCATTTTCTTGATGGCTTTAAGCATGACGGGACCGCCCGTTTTGAGCGGTCCCGTTGCTTTTGATCAGAAGTTATTCGATGCCTTCGCGCTGCGGGAGCATAACGAAGAGTGGAACATGAGAGTTGAGTCCAAATGCACCGGGGCTTCCACCGTACGTTTTTCCATCGCTGTGGTACGCAATGGCAAGCATGGACGTGGTCCAGGTGTCAGACATCTGCAGGCAAGGCTCAAAGGTATGCTGGAAGCGAGCGCGGCCTTTTTTGTCAGCTGTGAATCCGCTTTCAGATCCATCACGAGCGCCCAGCGGGAGGTCGAGCGTACCTGTGAAAGGCACAGGTGGTGGCATGGCCATAAATGCGTGCCACATGGTGTATACCCCTTCAGGCACAAGTCCTGTGAACTTCAGGTCGATGGTGCCGACGCCGGCATTACAGCTGTAGGTGCCGGTGCCAGAGTGGGCTAGCCATTCGCCAAGCGTCATGCCGAGGGGTGCGCCTTTTTTGTGCGGACCGATAGCAGCAGGGTTAAAGGGATTGTGTGGTGTTTCGACCGCCGTTGCATATAGTTCAGCGTTCATGTTATGGTCGCCTTTGGTAACGCGATACACATCTTCTGATCCTGCTTCCCGCTCGATGAAAATATCCTGTTCTGGCAGGTCCATGTCGAGGTGGGTCATAAAAGCGACTTCGAGCTTCACGTCGTCATTAATCGCTTTTTCTGTTGGCTGAAAACCTACCCAGGTTGTAAGTGCCAGTACAATGGCGGCAGCCAGTGTTTGGGCCGCGTGTTTACCGGAAATCATTGATTTGATGGTCATGGTCGTTCTCTTGTATGGTGTAATTGATTACGTTCGTATGGTGTGCTGCTTGTTTTGCCGGCCAGGTTAGTATGCCGTTTTTAAAGCAGTCATTAACCAAGACGCGAAAAGACCAGAAATCCCCAAAAAGAGATTGAAAAAATTTTTTAAAGTGGTTAAAGCCCTTAATTAGACCATATGGAGGGGTTTGACAGCAAGTGGCAAACCTGCGAATTGGGAAGAAGAGGAAAAAAGAAAGATCCCAGGAACTGCACCCATGTGGCGTCGTTATCAAACTGCCTTCGGGCAAAAATTCGCAGCGCGGGTTGCATAACTGGGCGGTAGCCGGTGCGTTTTCTGAAGTGCCCTTAACTTACGGAGGTGATCCTATGTCTGATATGCAGAAGGGAGCCTCTGGCGTAGCCTGTTAGCGACAGCTTACCGGGCTCCCGGACAGCTTTAAAAAGCTCTACCTGAAAACAGGTAGAGCTTTTTCTTTTTTACCCAAATTGGGCAACGGGTGGTTGTGAATCTCTGAGAGTGTGAGCTTCAAAAGGAAAATCGAGATGCTTGGGTTAACATGTAAGACTTTTAATACGTAGGAGCGGGGATATCACAAATTTGCCCCAGGTACCATGCGTCTGCTACGAATTGCTCTGAAATGGTGTGGCTATGCTTTACTAGCCATCTTGATCATCTTTTTCATTTTGCTGGTTATCCCCGAAAGGGAAGTGGTGCCGGCCATAGAGCCCACGTCGTCAACGGCATACTGGCAGATGTCGGAAGGCTTCGATATTGCCTATCAATTTCTGCCGGCACAGACAGATTCGGCCAAGTCACCCGTAATTTACCTGCATGGCGGTCCCGGGGGCTATGTGCACTCAAGCATTGTACATACGCTCGGTGCATTGACTGCATTAGGATATCCCGTCTACTTCTATGACCAGCGAGGATCCGGACGATCTGATCGGTTGGAGAAATTCAGCGATGTAAGTTTTGAGAAACACCTATCCGACTTGCACGAAATCATTACGCAACACATTGGGGCCGAGCAATCCATTTTGATGGGGCAGTCGTTTGGTACAAACATCATTGCGCATTATGCTTCGCGCCATCCAGGCCGAGTTGAGAAAATGATTCTTTCTTCACCAGGCACACTGTCGCCACCACGCATGATCGACAGCCGGTATGCCCGGCTTGATTCCCTGTACCCAACCCCAGACTCCCTTGCGTTCATTGCACCTGATAACCCGTTTAAGGAATCCAATCGGGCAGTGCTAAAACCTAAGGCGATCGTGGCTACTACGGGTGCCTTGTTGTTTGATGCGAAATTTGTGTCGGACAAGCAGATGGACCGTATCCTGAACGGTATGGCATCGAAATTTACAAAGGGCATGGTCTGCGACGTAGAGAATGTTTTGCCTGAAGAAGGGGGAGGTGGACTTTACGCTTATTTGGCAACCAACAACGACGATGTGCCAGATCCTCGTGGTGCGATGGCTACTATAAATTCACCGGTTCTGGTGTTGCAGGGACAGTGTGACTACGTTGGATTTGCACGCGCCTATGAGTACGTCGATCTGTTTCCCAATGCCTCCTATGCCTTCATCGAAAACGCCGGCCACGAAATTTGGTGGGAGGAAAAGGAGGTGTACCTGTCGCGCATAAGTGATTTTTTGGACTGATGGATAGGGGGAGTGTCTCGTGCGGGGTAGATTAAATAATAATTAAGCTATTGTTAAGTTTAATAAATAAAGTAAATCTATTGAAATGACTAAATAATTTATGTATCATGCTGTGGGCATAGTGGCTGTCGTAGGATTTAATCCCGATGGGCGATTCAGTAATGCTAGCAATGTGACCACTGCCCGGTTAGCATCTTGTGGATCGCGGGTCATGGTTTGGTGGAATCATGACTCCCGCCTTGAACTTGTTTCCCTACCCAATCAACAATGCATAAGGCCGGCTGCAAGCTTTAAAAGCAAGCGATGGCTGAAAAAAGATATGTCGATAGCCATAAAAGAAATCAAAGTATCTCTTGCACAGGAAGATCCGCTCCACAAGCAGCCAGAGCTCTACAAGCTAAGTGCGCATGGATGGCAAGTTGTGTTGATTAATCCACAGCGTGGGAGCAGAGAAGAAAGTCTCATTTGCAACATCCAGCTAATTTTTATGAATTAGCCAGATTACACCATCAGCCATATTATACCATTGGGAAGATCGCTGCAGCAATAAGGAGTTGCAGCAACCCGACGAGGCCGATTAAGCCAAGCATAACCGTCCAGGTGCGGAGCGTCTCTTTTTCGGTGAATCCACCGAGCTTTGCGACGACCCAGAACCCGCTATCGTTCATCCATGAGATGAACATGGCGCCAAAGCCAATGGCCATCAGCACATAGATGGGGTGATAACTGAGTGTGCTGCCGTCACCTATGATGGCAAACATAATACTTGATGCGGTGATCATGGCCACCGTTCCGGAACCTTGTGCAATTTTCATTACAGCTGCTGTGACCCAGCCAAGCAAAATAAAGCTGATCTGAAAATCTGCAGTTGCCCAGGCAACGGCGTCTGCGATGCCGGCCAGCTTGATCATGGCACCAAACGCACCGCCGGCACAGGTGATAAGAATGATAATGCCGGCAATCTGCAACGGCTCACTTACAGCATCACCCAGGTCACCAATGCGCCAGCCTTTTTTATGAGCCCACAACCACATGGCTATCATGGTGCCGAGTAACATAGCAACGTTTTTGTTGCCCAGGAAGCTGAAGAAGAGCGATGCACCATCTTCCGAAAGGCCAAAAATTGTTGAAAGACTGATCAAGAGTACAGGTAGAACAACAGGTAAGAGTGAGAGGAACAGGCCAGGTGTCCAATCACTTTCTTTGGCGGATTTGCTATCGCCTGATGTTGCAATCGAGCCCCTGAAGGGGATGTCCCATTTCTGATTGATGTATTTCCCCCCATAGTATACCGTGATGGCCGGAATGATAGCTGCCAACAGGCCGGCCATAATCGTTAAGCCAAGATCAACCTGCATGTTTTCCGCCATGATGAGCGGGCCGGGGGTGGGTGGGACCAGGTGATGTGTAATGGCTGCACCGCCTGCAATAGCCATCACAAAAAGCACGTAGTTGTTACCTGTTTTCAGACGCAATGCTGCTGCAAGGGGAATCAGCAGGAAAAATACGGTATCAAAAAATACGGGAATCGCGAGTACAAGACTACTTGCAATCAGGGCAATTGCCGTTTTCCCTTCACCAAAGACATTAATCAGGCTGTTTACAATTTTGCCTGCAGCCCCGCTTTCCATCATTGCGGTGCCGATTATGGCTGCAAGTGCAATTACAAAAGCGATCTGGCCGGCAATACGGCCAAACTCCAGCATGGGAAGCTCAACAGCGCGCAGTAAATGTGCAGTAGCGTCGTCGCCCGGCAATTGTCCGCTTAAAACACCCACCACTACAGCGGAGATCATCAGTGAAAGGAATGCATGGATGCGAAGGCGTGCAATAAGAATTACAACGGTGAGAATACCAAGGCCCAGTACGATAAAGGGCCAGTAGGGGGCTGCAGTCATGGCGGGGTACATCGGTTGGTGGATGTACGCAAGTTAGTAGATTTTCTACTTAAAATGAAAATTCGGCTGGTGTCCACTGCATTGGCGCCGGCTCTTTTTTTAATGTAAGGGAAGCGTGGGTGGTAACTTCGGGTAACATGGGCTCCGAAACAAAGATCTTATCGAGACTCAACGTGTCCCGAATGCGCACAATGCGGGCATCCGCTGGCTTTACGCGGAGTACTGTTTTGACTGCCAGGCTCACCGCGTCTTTGCTGTTCGGCATGACAATGGGCACAGCGGCGCCATCCAGGTAGGCGCTTGTGATGACGTTGGCATAGGTTGATGCGAAGTCTATGTTGTTAAAAAGCTGCTGGGTAATCACGTCTGCCAGGCCGATACCTGTGGCATTGCCGTAGGTCTGTTCTGTAAGGCCTAACAATACAAGCTTGGCAATTTCTGGTTTATCAAAACCATGCACCCCACGGCTGTTGCGGCCGGCGATGTTGGGGTCAAAACCAGAGCCGCTGATTTCCTTCCCAATCTGATCGATTACCAGCACATCAATCTGGTCAAAATGCAGTCGGGCCATCATGGCCGTGGCTGCATTTAACAGGTCCTTCTCTCGCTCCAGGAGTTTGTCAGGTAGGAGGGCTTCTGCATGTGACGTATGATCATAAGCATCTTCAAGCAGCGCTACGCCAAATCGGAAGGGGATATGCGGCATAAGTGCTTCAGCCGCTTTTGGGAGCACACGGTCGAAGGTGTCCATGCCATGATCGCCATGCATGATCGTGGCGCCCTGGATTTTGCCCATGCCGATAATCATCATTTTGACAATCCCGCTCTGGAAATTGCCACGCACCGTTGTGTGTGGCTTTATGCGGTTGATGAGCACAACCCCATCCGCCTCGTGTGCAAACTGATCCATGTACAACGGCGTGCCATCTGCCATGTGGGTGACCAGCACTGTATCCATTGTTGCCCGGATGGGCACCCCCATACGCGCTTCCGTTACACCGTAAGATGCAAGCACTTTGGCCTGCCCGGCAGCCGTTGCACCACCGTGGCTGCCCATGGCCGGAAATATGAAAGGATGTGCACCCCAGGCTTTGAGTGTGTCGACCAGGGCGCGTACGGCCTGTGCAAGGTTGGATATGCCACGGCTCCCAACCCCTACGGCTATGCGGTCACCCGGCTTGATGCCGGCGCTGGCTTCAATGTTGTTAACTGCAGCTGCGACCGCATCCGAAACATCAACAAGGCCATGGTTGGCAAACTGTTGCTGAACGCCAGCCATTGGCGGCAGCGGAATATCAAGTCCGCCTGCAATGTTGATATTGAGCCGGTCAAACATGCTGTGAGGGGGACTTCATGGCTGTTTAGTTGTTTTCAACAGCAACGCCAACACCAATCAGGGCAAGCTCCATGTAGAGGGTTTCATCAGATCCAATGCCCAGGCTTTGACTACCTGTAGAGCCAAAACCGAGCGCAGGAGGGATTTGTAACTGCCGAAATCCGCCGGTTCGCATGCCGTCGAGGCCTTCGCGCCAGCCTGGAATTAAACCCGTGTTATCATCCAGTAAGAGTACAGAAGCAAGGCCGTTCAGGTAAGAACTGGTTACAACGGTACTGTCCTGTCGCCACAGGATGTAATGATATTGGACGACAAAACCGTCTTCTGCAAGCGATCCTTCGCCAACAGCCAATTCGTAAAATTTGAGTCCGGTATCTGTTTCTGTGTAGAGCGTATCAGCTACAATGGCTGGCGGTGGAATGACGATGGGGGTAAAAGGGTTTTCAGCTTCGTTGTCGCAACCGGAGCCGGCAACGGCCAGCAAAGCAGTACATGCAAGCATGCTGAAAATGTGCTTCATTTGCCATGTAGGCGTGTCTAAAAAAGGCATAAATTTCAGTTGTTTTCAGATCAAGAGACAGAAAATGTGCCGGGCTGTGAACCCGGTGCGTAGTCAGTGCATATACGATGGCGAGGCAACGACCCATGATACGATAGCCGTTAAAGAAATTACAATACCCAAAAAGATGGTTCAAAAGTTCCTGTTTTTGCTTCTGTTGTTCGTAATTGGGGCCCAATCGGCAAATGCACAGGGTATGCCGGATGAAGACATCCGTAAAGCAGCCCCGGACAGCTTTCTCGTTAAGTTTGAAACGAGTAAAGGCAGCTTTGATGCGATGGTCCACCGCGCATGGGGCCCCCTGGCCGCTGATCGCTTCTACCATCTTGTGCGGTTGGAGTACTTCGATGAAGTCTCCATCTTTCGCGTGGTACCCAACTATGTGGCCCAGTTTGGCATTCACAATGAGGAGAAGGTGAACCGCGCCTGGCGAAAGCTTGGTATCAAAGACGAGCCGGTAGTGAAGAGTAATTTGAAAGGGACCATCTCTTTTGCCCGTGGGGGCCCAAAAACTCGTACAAATCAAGTCTTTATCAATTTGTCGGACAACGTAAACTTAGATACTTATCCTGCGGCCGGCATCGTCGGCTATCCACCGATTGCAGAGATTGTGTCGGGGATGGAAGTCATTGACACCTTCAACGGCCAGTACGGCAATGGCCCCACAATGCGGCAAGACTCTATCAATGTCCATGGCCGTGAATTCCTCGACCGCCATTTTCCGGGACTTGATTTCATCAAGACGGTCCGGATTGTTGAGACGTTCTAAGGATTGGATTAGGTTGCTGGTTGAAGGTTTTGATGTGTGAGGAAAAAAATTCCGCCTTTGTAGATTATTGTAAATGCCCTAATTACACTCAAAAAGGCCT is a window of Bacteroidota bacterium DNA encoding:
- a CDS encoding alpha/beta hydrolase family protein produces the protein MRATLVFLLVASCLALPEATAQHGKVHDMLSMESTILKSERKYAVYLPPDYATSERNYPVLYLLHGAGDDQTGWIQFGEIMHIADKAIREGTATPMIVVMPDADTGIRGYFNDIEKDWRYEDFFFDELMPHVEEKFRIRSQKRYRAIAGLSMGGGGTFMYALHRPDLFSSAAPLSAYVGPLSVQDLKNTMQRWNQRDISGISDEDFEAYFQRHSAVALMENMPVDDIKSVRWFIDCGDDDFLYEGNSLIHIAMRKRDIPHEFRIRDGGHTWTYWRESLPTVLHFVSQAFHQY
- a CDS encoding HAD family hydrolase, yielding MHTIHCKAIIFDLDGILVNSNPIAERHWKIWADAKGVSLDHILAIHHGRPTALTIREVAPHLDADAEAARKEKVEADDIDGLSRYAGTYQLLSQLPGGQWAIATSGTRRTATKRLGVVGLPAPEVFITADDVINGKPAPDPYRQAIEGLGFAPDECVVIEDAPAGIKSAKTAGARVIAVTSTNKRPALAEADYIVPAFDQIAVIIGDILEIKLDVR
- a CDS encoding cytochrome c peroxidase — translated: MKTLLSLCTLLLVTAAFVASPLHDEFDKTRLPAAVSSADFYDATIVTPAKVELGRALFFDKILSGNKNISCATCHHPQFASGDGVALAFGEGPSGLGPDREQGTTKARAVHERVPRNAPALFNLGATEFTTLFHDGRVESDTAGYYEGGFITPAKWKLHKGLDNVLAAQAMFPVTSPTEMAGQKGENPIADARALNNVAGPNGVWELLAGRLQTIPAYVALFDEAYPGAISQPEDITFVMAANAIAAFEAASFKTTESTYDQYLAGNTKLSVEAQAGLELFYGKAQCYTCHGGKFQTDHDFHAIAMPQIGPGKADGYNADYWRATGLKAFPEDYGRGRVTFREEDRYKFRTPSLRNVAETGPWGHSGAYDDLESVVRHHLDPVTSLNSYTLTEDQLLAMEQVIETTADGPRLIDDWLSEKRRDDFLARDSWVQQHPELRQYIADANELDPVSLSNSEVDNLLTFLHTLTDSSTLNLQHLVPLAVPSGLPVEE
- a CDS encoding alpha/beta hydrolase, which encodes MRLLRIALKWCGYALLAILIIFFILLVIPEREVVPAIEPTSSTAYWQMSEGFDIAYQFLPAQTDSAKSPVIYLHGGPGGYVHSSIVHTLGALTALGYPVYFYDQRGSGRSDRLEKFSDVSFEKHLSDLHEIITQHIGAEQSILMGQSFGTNIIAHYASRHPGRVEKMILSSPGTLSPPRMIDSRYARLDSLYPTPDSLAFIAPDNPFKESNRAVLKPKAIVATTGALLFDAKFVSDKQMDRILNGMASKFTKGMVCDVENVLPEEGGGGLYAYLATNNDDVPDPRGAMATINSPVLVLQGQCDYVGFARAYEYVDLFPNASYAFIENAGHEIWWEEKEVYLSRISDFLD
- a CDS encoding gluconate transporter; the protein is MTAAPYWPFIVLGLGILTVVILIARLRIHAFLSLMISAVVVGVLSGQLPGDDATAHLLRAVELPMLEFGRIAGQIAFVIALAAIIGTAMMESGAAGKIVNSLINVFGEGKTAIALIASSLVLAIPVFFDTVFFLLIPLAAALRLKTGNNYVLFVMAIAGGAAITHHLVPPTPGPLIMAENMQVDLGLTIMAGLLAAIIPAITVYYGGKYINQKWDIPFRGSIATSGDSKSAKESDWTPGLFLSLLPVVLPVLLISLSTIFGLSEDGASLFFSFLGNKNVAMLLGTMIAMWLWAHKKGWRIGDLGDAVSEPLQIAGIIILITCAGGAFGAMIKLAGIADAVAWATADFQISFILLGWVTAAVMKIAQGSGTVAMITASSIMFAIIGDGSTLSYHPIYVLMAIGFGAMFISWMNDSGFWVVAKLGGFTEKETLRTWTVMLGLIGLVGLLQLLIAAAIFPMV
- a CDS encoding DUF362 domain-containing protein; the protein is MFDRLNINIAGGLDIPLPPMAGVQQQFANHGLVDVSDAVAAAVNNIEASAGIKPGDRIAVGVGSRGISNLAQAVRALVDTLKAWGAHPFIFPAMGSHGGATAAGQAKVLASYGVTEARMGVPIRATMDTVLVTHMADGTPLYMDQFAHEADGVVLINRIKPHTTVRGNFQSGIVKMMIIGMGKIQGATIMHGDHGMDTFDRVLPKAAEALMPHIPFRFGVALLEDAYDHTSHAEALLPDKLLEREKDLLNAATAMMARLHFDQIDVLVIDQIGKEISGSGFDPNIAGRNSRGVHGFDKPEIAKLVLLGLTEQTYGNATGIGLADVITQQLFNNIDFASTYANVITSAYLDGAAVPIVMPNSKDAVSLAVKTVLRVKPADARIVRIRDTLSLDKIFVSEPMLPEVTTHASLTLKKEPAPMQWTPAEFSF
- a CDS encoding FKBP-type peptidyl-prolyl cis-trans isomerase, translated to MPFLDTPTWQMKHIFSMLACTALLAVAGSGCDNEAENPFTPIVIPPPAIVADTLYTETDTGLKFYELAVGEGSLAEDGFVVQYHYILWRQDSTVVTSSYLNGLASVLLLDDNTGLIPGWREGLDGMRTGGFRQLQIPPALGFGSTGSQSLGIGSDETLYMELALIGVGVAVENN
- a CDS encoding peptidylprolyl isomerase, with amino-acid sequence MVQKFLFLLLLFVIGAQSANAQGMPDEDIRKAAPDSFLVKFETSKGSFDAMVHRAWGPLAADRFYHLVRLEYFDEVSIFRVVPNYVAQFGIHNEEKVNRAWRKLGIKDEPVVKSNLKGTISFARGGPKTRTNQVFINLSDNVNLDTYPAAGIVGYPPIAEIVSGMEVIDTFNGQYGNGPTMRQDSINVHGREFLDRHFPGLDFIKTVRIVETF